The following are from one region of the Paenalkalicoccus suaedae genome:
- a CDS encoding aldehyde dehydrogenase family protein: protein MSTFAMQFIDGKWVDGKSEKELSNYNPYTNEHLFTMYSASDEDVDAAYKAAKRAQKEWGQTLPSERAELLNEVAKIVEKRKDEIIDWLVKESGSSITKATIEFGAALNIIKESSSFPYRTKGQIMESDFPGKENRVYRSAKGVIGVIGPWNFPFHLSMRSVAPAIATGNTVVLKPASETIVTAGSLIADIFSEAGAPDGVINMVAGRGSEIGDAFVEHPIPKVISFTGSTEVGAHIAELAGKHLKETALELGGNNAFIVLEDADLDQAVDSAIFGKFLHQGQICMSTNRFLVDERIYDDFIDKFVERVEGLKSGDPTEKETVIGPIINKDQIERMEKDLDETVKAGAKVLTGGKAEGLVFLPTVVRDVTNDMPLAKNEIFGPIAPIIPFSTEEEAIDIANDSPYGLSGAIHSKDIHRATELAKQVETGMIHVNDQTVNDESHAAFGGEKASGLGRFGGEWALDKFTTEKWVSVQGVRREYPF from the coding sequence ATGTCAACATTTGCAATGCAATTTATAGACGGTAAGTGGGTAGATGGCAAGAGCGAGAAGGAACTTAGCAACTATAATCCATATACGAATGAGCACTTGTTCACGATGTATTCAGCGTCTGATGAGGATGTCGATGCAGCTTACAAAGCCGCTAAACGTGCGCAAAAAGAGTGGGGACAGACGCTTCCGAGCGAGCGCGCTGAGCTATTAAATGAAGTTGCTAAAATTGTGGAGAAGCGCAAGGACGAGATCATCGACTGGCTAGTGAAGGAATCCGGAAGCTCTATCACAAAAGCGACGATTGAGTTTGGTGCTGCTTTAAATATTATTAAGGAGTCAAGCTCCTTCCCATATCGTACAAAGGGACAAATTATGGAGTCTGACTTTCCTGGTAAGGAAAACCGTGTGTATCGCTCTGCAAAAGGGGTCATTGGCGTAATTGGACCTTGGAACTTCCCGTTCCACCTTTCCATGCGATCAGTAGCTCCAGCGATTGCAACCGGTAATACGGTTGTGTTAAAGCCTGCTTCCGAAACAATTGTAACGGCAGGATCGTTAATAGCGGATATTTTCTCCGAAGCAGGAGCTCCAGACGGCGTAATTAATATGGTTGCCGGTCGTGGTTCAGAGATAGGCGACGCATTTGTTGAGCACCCTATCCCGAAGGTGATCTCCTTCACAGGATCAACGGAAGTCGGCGCTCATATTGCCGAGCTTGCAGGGAAGCATCTTAAAGAGACAGCTTTAGAGCTTGGTGGTAACAACGCCTTTATCGTGTTAGAAGATGCAGATTTAGACCAAGCAGTCGATAGTGCGATTTTTGGTAAGTTCCTGCATCAAGGGCAAATTTGCATGAGTACGAATCGTTTCTTAGTAGATGAGCGTATTTACGACGATTTCATTGATAAATTCGTCGAACGAGTCGAAGGACTGAAGTCTGGCGATCCTACTGAAAAAGAGACTGTTATTGGTCCAATCATTAATAAGGATCAAATTGAACGTATGGAGAAGGACTTGGACGAGACAGTGAAGGCTGGAGCGAAGGTATTAACTGGAGGTAAAGCAGAAGGACTAGTCTTTTTACCGACAGTTGTCCGTGATGTAACCAACGATATGCCATTAGCTAAAAACGAGATCTTTGGTCCAATCGCGCCGATCATTCCGTTTAGTACGGAAGAGGAAGCGATCGATATTGCGAATGACTCTCCATATGGACTTAGCGGAGCCATTCATTCCAAGGACATCCATCGCGCGACAGAGCTTGCAAAGCAGGTAGAGACAGGTATGATTCACGTTAATGACCAAACAGTCAACGACGAGTCTCATGCTGCATTTGGAGGCGAGAAGGCATCTGGTCTTGGTCGCTTTGGTGGCGAATGGGCATTAGATAAATTCACGACAGAAAAATGGGTTTCCGTGCAGGGAGTTAGAAGAGAGTACCCGTTTTAA
- a CDS encoding GAF domain-containing protein has protein sequence MEKKGREPFVVENLKEHDWTKNMSVTDGLGGGTLLGVPIISSDGTSYGTLCAMDPKPRTFTREEIQLFAIMGNLFGYVIDVDEEKQRTQHAAVPLVEIDEKVWVLPLTGSIDEVRAQVILDHLLEVCAGESTEYVVLDISGLVDGDKTMTVKLHHMISCLQLIGTEAILTGVRPDQAVALHKQAFATQSITISATLKDAMEHIGYRMDRDK, from the coding sequence ATTGAGAAGAAAGGCCGTGAGCCGTTCGTCGTTGAAAATTTAAAGGAGCATGACTGGACAAAAAATATGTCTGTGACAGATGGTTTAGGTGGTGGGACATTACTCGGGGTACCTATTATATCAAGCGATGGTACGAGCTACGGCACACTTTGTGCGATGGATCCGAAGCCTAGAACATTCACACGTGAAGAGATCCAACTATTTGCGATAATGGGTAATTTATTTGGATACGTGATTGATGTAGATGAAGAAAAACAACGAACTCAACATGCCGCAGTGCCTTTAGTGGAGATTGACGAAAAAGTGTGGGTCTTACCTTTGACTGGATCGATTGATGAGGTGAGAGCACAGGTCATTTTAGATCATCTATTAGAGGTATGCGCGGGAGAATCAACGGAATATGTCGTACTAGATATTTCTGGTCTAGTCGATGGAGATAAAACGATGACTGTAAAGCTCCATCATATGATTAGTTGTTTACAGCTAATTGGGACGGAAGCCATTCTTACTGGGGTGAGACCAGATCAGGCGGTAGCTTTGCATAAACAAGCCTTTGCTACGCAGTCTATTACGATTTCTGCTACCTTAAAGGATGCGATGGAGCACATTGGCTATCGAATGGATCGGGATAAATAA